Proteins encoded within one genomic window of Mesomycoplasma neurolyticum:
- a CDS encoding restriction endonuclease subunit S: MAIYKLGEIIQVISGNSKLTKKYVDVNNGEFGVVSSSSFNNGIFGYINTFMYEKGITISKDGSIGNVFWQDKPFSINTGAFLVKPKDLSIISEKYLFFLLKTKEKRLKQIGDGSVIKHIYAKDINNLEAIIPDLKTQNSIIDIIEFWISKGGILMLNFFTKLKFKFFCVVPEENFKKLFLFFIK; encoded by the coding sequence ATGGCAATTTATAAACTTGGTGAAATAATTCAAGTAATTTCAGGTAATAGCAAACTTACAAAAAAATATGTAGATGTAAATAATGGTGAATTTGGTGTTGTATCTAGTAGTTCATTTAATAATGGAATTTTCGGTTATATAAATACATTTATGTATGAAAAAGGAATTACAATTTCTAAAGATGGTAGTATTGGAAATGTTTTTTGACAAGATAAACCATTTTCTATTAATACAGGCGCATTTTTAGTTAAACCAAAAGATTTAAGCATTATAAGCGAAAAATATTTATTTTTTCTTTTAAAAACAAAAGAAAAAAGACTAAAACAAATAGGTGATGGCAGTGTAATCAAACATATTTATGCAAAAGATATTAATAACTTAGAAGCTATTATTCCTGATTTGAAAACCCAAAATTCAATAATAGATATTATTGAATTTTGGATTTCTAAAGGTGGAATATTAATGTTAAATTTCTTTACTAAACTTAAATTTAAATTTTTTTGTGTAGTTCCTGAAGAAAATTTTAAAAAATTATTTTTATTTTTTATTAAATAA
- a CDS encoding restriction endonuclease subunit S — translation MNKIVKFLKGKNIKQNETLENGEFNVYSSKTKNNGIFGKLNTFIFDNEYILITSHGPYAGTVIYVNEKFSTTSNSFVLKLDNNIVDTKFLFYLLKMSN, via the coding sequence TTGAATAAAATTGTTAAATTTTTAAAAGGTAAAAATATAAAACAAAATGAAACACTAGAAAATGGTGAATTTAATGTTTATTCATCAAAAACAAAAAATAATGGTATTTTTGGTAAACTTAATACTTTTATTTTTGATAATGAATATATATTAATTACAAGTCATGGTCCATATGCTGGAACAGTTATTTATGTAAATGAGAAATTTTCTACTACAAGTAACTCTTTTGTTTTAAAACTTGATAATAATATTGTAGATACAAAATTTTTATTTTATTTATTAAAAATGAGCAATTAA
- a CDS encoding type I restriction-modification system subunit M has product MSKQNIEINYIDSIKEKLWKSCDEMKGKVSSEQYMHIIIAIIFLKAMSDKYEKAGEQIRKKYLNDGERKWLLAKKDLNLLKRYDVQFIVPESASWSNIQKYISKEEIGIKIDEALLALEEQNNSLKGLFEKNFSREDLDKQKLSKVIKQFSDINFSELKEDFIGGLYEYFLGNFFRKQGQNGAEFYTPQSIVELMVAILAPDSDSKIYDPACGTGGMFVQAKKYLEKHKKDITQMRVYGQEFSSTTWKLAKINLILNGFDPDDTYLGSKAESTFKEDLSGFEQFDIVLANPPFNLEIWENENASDDPRYKWGLPPATNANYAWLSHILYKLNKNGRAAVILANGALSSSQKEELSIRKKMLEENKIEAIISLPVKLFYTTTIPATIWIFNNNKLNDDVIFINAENLGELATKKLRVFNTENINEIVSAYNDAKLNKDFSIKGFAKRVSLNEIKENDYSLVPGRYIDLLEEEVDKEQLKAEILEIENELEILFNEFTNLIPDVKKSIKKAIKFANEQEKEK; this is encoded by the coding sequence ATGTCCAAACAAAATATCGAAATCAATTATATTGATTCAATCAAAGAAAAATTATGAAAATCATGTGATGAAATGAAAGGGAAGGTTTCTTCTGAACAATATATGCACATTATTATTGCTATTATATTTTTAAAAGCAATGTCTGATAAATATGAAAAAGCAGGAGAACAAATTAGAAAAAAATATTTGAATGATGGTGAAAGAAAATGATTATTAGCAAAAAAAGATTTAAATTTACTTAAAAGGTATGATGTTCAATTTATTGTGCCAGAAAGTGCCAGCTGATCAAATATTCAAAAATATATAAGTAAAGAAGAAATTGGGATAAAAATCGATGAGGCTTTATTAGCGCTAGAAGAACAAAACAATTCATTAAAAGGTTTATTTGAAAAAAATTTTAGTCGTGAAGATTTAGACAAACAAAAATTAAGTAAAGTAATTAAACAGTTTTCTGACATTAATTTTTCTGAACTTAAAGAAGATTTTATAGGTGGACTATATGAATATTTTTTAGGAAACTTTTTTAGAAAACAAGGTCAAAATGGTGCAGAATTTTACACACCACAATCAATTGTAGAACTTATGGTTGCTATTTTAGCTCCAGACAGCGATAGTAAAATTTATGATCCAGCTTGTGGAACAGGTGGAATGTTTGTTCAAGCTAAAAAATATTTAGAAAAACATAAAAAAGATATAACCCAAATGAGAGTATATGGTCAAGAATTTTCATCTACAACATGAAAATTAGCAAAAATTAACTTAATTTTAAATGGTTTTGATCCTGATGATACATATCTTGGTTCCAAAGCAGAAAGCACTTTCAAAGAAGACTTAAGTGGTTTTGAACAATTTGATATTGTATTAGCAAATCCACCATTTAATCTTGAAATATGAGAAAATGAAAATGCTTCAGATGATCCAAGATACAAATGAGGACTACCGCCTGCAACGAATGCTAATTATGCTTGATTATCACATATTTTATATAAATTAAATAAAAATGGTAGAGCAGCTGTTATTCTTGCTAATGGTGCACTTTCTTCTTCGCAAAAAGAAGAGCTAAGCATTAGAAAAAAAATGCTTGAAGAAAATAAAATAGAAGCAATAATTTCTTTACCAGTTAAATTATTTTATACAACAACTATTCCTGCCACAATCTGAATTTTTAATAATAACAAATTAAATGACGATGTTATCTTTATTAATGCTGAAAATTTAGGAGAATTAGCTACTAAAAAACTTAGAGTGTTTAACACAGAAAATATTAATGAAATAGTTTCTGCTTATAATGATGCTAAGTTAAATAAAGATTTTAGTATCAAAGGTTTTGCAAAAAGAGTTTCATTAAATGAAATTAAAGAAAATGATTATTCACTTGTACCTGGAAGATACATTGATTTACTAGAAGAAGAAGTGGATAAAGAACAACTAAAAGCAGAAATTTTAGAAATTGAAAATGAATTAGAAATTTTATTTAATGAGTTCACTAATTTAATTCCTGATGTTAAAAAATCTATTAAAAAAGCAATTAAATTTGCTAATGAGCAAGAAAAAGAAAAATAA